The Miscanthus floridulus cultivar M001 chromosome 17, ASM1932011v1, whole genome shotgun sequence genome has a window encoding:
- the LOC136518176 gene encoding protein G1-like7, with the protein MDPSSGPAARPSSSAARGGDDDAHAPPQQHHQVQPLAQAQPQQAAAPPPQPLPPQQQLSRYESQKRRDWNTFLQYLRNHRPPLTLARCSGAHVIEFLKYLDQFGKTKVHADGCAYFGQPNPPAPCPCPLRQAWGSLDALIGRLRAAYEESGHAPESNPFAARAVRIYLRDVRDAQAKARGIPYDKKSRKRKQPAAAASGEASSSSAAAAAAAREAAGSAGDGSGGSTAAAKAAPTTGQGSATTAAAAPNSTSRV; encoded by the coding sequence ATGGATCCCTCCTCGGGGCCAGCCGCCCGGCCGTCGTCCTCGGCGGCGaggggcggcgacgacgacgcgcacgcgccgccgcagcagcatcATCAGGTCCAGCCGCTGGCTCAGGCGCAGCCGCAGCAGGCCGCCGCCCCGCCTCCCCAGCCGctgccgccgcagcagcagctcaGCAGGTACGAGTCGCAGAAGCGGCGGGACTGGAACACGTTCCTGCAGTACCTGCGGAACCACCGGCCGCCGCTCACGCTGGCGCGGTGCAGCGGCGCGCACGTCATCGAGTTCCTCAAGTACCTGGACCAGTTCGGCAAGACCAAGGTGCACGCCGACGGGTGCGCCTACTTCGGCCAGCCTAACCCGCCGgcgccgtgcccgtgcccgcTGCGCCAGGCCTGGGGATCCCTCGACGCGCTCATCGGACGCCTGCGCGCCGCGTACGAGGAGAGCGGCCACGCACCGGAGTCCAACCCCTTCGCGGCCCGCGCCGTGCGGATCTACCTCCGCGACGTCCGCGACGCGCAGGCCAAGGCAAGGGGCATACCCTACGATAAGAAGAGCCGCAAGCGCaagcagccggcggcggcggcctcaggGGAGGCGTCGTCGTcttcggccgcggcggcggcggcagcacggGAGGCCGCCGGCAGCGCCGGTGACGGGTCCGGTGGCAGCACGGCGGCGGCGAAAGCTGCACCGACCACCGGCCAGGGAAGCgccaccactgctgctgctgcaccgAACAGCACATCCCGAGTATAG